A genomic window from Erythrobacter sp. BLCC-B19 includes:
- a CDS encoding AMP-binding protein produces the protein MESYAKGPTSTPLLTDTIGAALTQAATRWGDRLALVSMHQGIRMTWAELEAEAGRVACGLLDLGVANGDRVGIWAPNCAEWAVIQFATAKIGAILVNINPAYRISEVEYALNKVGCSALVTAARFKTSDYIAMLRELGPERLPHLKLMVALGEERHDGFKAWDDLRAEADPARLAAAAEGLSCHDPINIQFTSGTTGFPKGATLTHHNILNNGLFTAKTINVGPEDRICIPVPLYHCFGMVLGNLAALTSGAAMVYPGEAFDPVATLQAVAAEGCTALYGVPTMFITILGQTGLGDYDVSTLRTGIMAGATCPVTAMRGVMDKLNMTEVTIGYGMTETSPLTTQTATDDPLTERVETVGRVHPHAEAKIIGPDGATLPRGEQGEYCSRGYAVMLGYWDDPEKTAEAIDAEGWMHSGDLATMDTNGYVRITGRIKDMIIRGGENIYPREIEEYLLTHPAIADAQVFGVADDVYGEEVCCWVIPRPGAALQPEDVIAHCKGQIAHYKVPRHVRIVDSFTMTVTGKAQKIEMRKVMEAELSATA, from the coding sequence ATGGAAAGTTATGCCAAGGGGCCGACATCGACCCCGCTTCTGACGGATACCATCGGCGCAGCATTGACACAGGCGGCGACGCGCTGGGGCGACCGGCTGGCGCTGGTCTCGATGCATCAGGGCATCCGCATGACCTGGGCCGAGCTGGAGGCCGAGGCCGGGCGGGTCGCCTGCGGGTTGCTCGATCTGGGGGTGGCGAACGGCGACCGCGTCGGCATCTGGGCGCCCAACTGCGCCGAGTGGGCGGTGATCCAGTTCGCCACCGCCAAGATCGGCGCGATCCTCGTCAACATCAATCCCGCCTACCGCATCAGCGAGGTCGAATACGCGCTGAACAAGGTCGGGTGCAGCGCGCTCGTAACCGCCGCGCGGTTCAAGACCAGCGACTATATCGCCATGCTGCGCGAGCTGGGGCCGGAGCGCCTGCCGCATCTGAAGCTGATGGTGGCGCTGGGCGAAGAGCGCCACGATGGCTTCAAGGCGTGGGACGACCTGCGCGCGGAGGCCGATCCGGCGCGGCTCGCGGCGGCGGCTGAGGGGCTGTCGTGCCACGATCCGATCAACATCCAGTTCACCAGCGGCACCACCGGCTTTCCCAAGGGCGCGACGCTCACCCACCACAATATCCTCAACAACGGCCTCTTCACTGCGAAGACGATCAATGTCGGGCCGGAAGATCGCATCTGCATCCCCGTGCCGCTCTACCACTGCTTCGGCATGGTGCTGGGGAACCTAGCCGCGCTCACCAGCGGGGCGGCGATGGTCTATCCGGGGGAGGCCTTCGATCCGGTGGCGACCTTGCAGGCCGTGGCGGCCGAGGGCTGCACCGCGCTCTATGGCGTGCCGACCATGTTCATCACCATCCTCGGGCAGACCGGGCTGGGGGACTATGACGTCTCCACCTTGCGCACCGGGATCATGGCGGGGGCCACCTGCCCCGTCACCGCCATGCGCGGCGTGATGGACAAGCTCAACATGACCGAAGTCACCATCGGCTACGGCATGACCGAGACGAGCCCACTCACCACCCAGACCGCGACCGATGATCCGCTGACCGAACGCGTCGAGACCGTCGGCCGCGTCCACCCCCATGCAGAGGCCAAGATCATCGGCCCCGACGGCGCGACCCTGCCGCGCGGGGAGCAGGGCGAGTATTGCTCGCGCGGCTATGCAGTGATGCTCGGCTACTGGGACGATCCCGAAAAGACTGCCGAGGCGATCGATGCGGAAGGCTGGATGCACTCCGGCGACCTCGCGACGATGGACACGAACGGCTATGTCCGCATCACGGGCCGCATCAAGGACATGATCATCCGCGGCGGCGAGAACATCTACCCGCGCGAGATCGAGGAATATCTCCTCACCCACCCGGCCATTGCCGATGCGCAGGTGTTCGGCGTGGCAGACGATGTCTATGGCGAGGAAGTGTGCTGCTGGGTCATCCCCCGCCCCGGCGCAGCGCTCCAGCCCGAGGACGTCATCGCCCACTGCAAGGGGCAGATCGCCCACTACAAGGTCCCGCGCCACGTGCGTATCGTCGACAGCTTCACCATGACCGTCACCGGCAAGGCGCAGAAGATCGAGATGCGCAAGGTGATGGAGGCCGAGCTTTCGGCCACCGCCTGA
- a CDS encoding aldehyde dehydrogenase family protein, whose product MTGYRMLIGGALVEGSATLDVINPATGAPFASVPHASKADADAAIAAAKAAVPGWSAVPFAERQAKLVALADAVAANGEELARLITQEQGKPLPEAMGEVAWTEGYLRHYATLELPDRVIQDDETGYIAVQHRPLGVIVGIIAWNFPLLVACWKIGPAVLAGNAIVLKPAPTTPVTALRLGELCRDIFPAGVVNIITDANDLGPYLTGHPDVAKVGFTGSTATGKAIAASGANTLKRVTLELGGNDPAIVLEDVDVKETAKAIFGNAFLNCGQVCLAVKRAYVHADIYDAMCAELARLAEEAIVGDGLEQGTTIGPIQNKMQFEKVKAFLETARRDGTIIAGGEVIERDGYFLRPTVVRDVSDGHTIVDEEQFGPILPVIPFDDVEDVIARANRSDYGLGGSVWSKDVARAAQIAGRIESGQVWVNQHVAIGPHIPMAGFKNSGLGVEQSVEGLAEYAQLQVINVAR is encoded by the coding sequence ATGACCGGCTACAGGATGCTGATTGGCGGCGCGCTGGTGGAGGGCAGCGCCACGCTCGACGTGATCAACCCGGCGACAGGCGCGCCCTTCGCCAGCGTGCCGCACGCCAGCAAGGCCGATGCCGATGCCGCCATTGCTGCTGCCAAGGCGGCGGTGCCGGGGTGGTCGGCGGTGCCCTTTGCCGAGCGGCAGGCGAAGCTGGTGGCGCTCGCCGATGCCGTCGCCGCGAACGGCGAGGAGCTTGCCCGGCTGATCACGCAGGAACAGGGCAAGCCCCTGCCCGAAGCGATGGGTGAGGTCGCATGGACCGAGGGCTATCTGCGCCACTATGCCACGCTCGAACTGCCCGACCGGGTGATCCAGGACGACGAGACCGGCTACATCGCCGTCCAGCACCGCCCGCTGGGCGTGATCGTCGGGATCATCGCCTGGAACTTCCCGCTGCTGGTCGCCTGCTGGAAGATCGGCCCGGCGGTGCTGGCGGGCAATGCCATCGTGCTGAAGCCTGCCCCCACCACTCCCGTCACCGCGCTGAGGCTGGGCGAGCTGTGCCGCGACATCTTCCCCGCAGGCGTCGTCAATATCATCACCGATGCCAATGACCTCGGCCCCTATCTCACCGGCCACCCGGACGTCGCCAAGGTCGGCTTCACCGGATCGACCGCGACCGGCAAGGCGATTGCCGCCTCGGGCGCGAACACCTTGAAGCGGGTGACGCTGGAACTCGGCGGCAATGATCCGGCCATCGTGCTCGAGGATGTCGATGTGAAGGAGACTGCCAAGGCGATCTTCGGCAATGCCTTCCTCAATTGCGGGCAGGTGTGCCTTGCGGTGAAGCGCGCCTACGTCCACGCCGACATCTACGATGCGATGTGCGCCGAGCTGGCGCGCCTCGCCGAGGAAGCCATCGTCGGCGACGGTCTGGAACAGGGCACCACCATCGGCCCGATCCAGAACAAGATGCAGTTCGAGAAAGTGAAGGCCTTCCTCGAAACTGCCCGCCGCGACGGCACCATCATTGCCGGGGGCGAGGTGATCGAGCGCGACGGTTACTTCCTGCGCCCCACCGTGGTGCGCGATGTGTCGGACGGACACACCATCGTCGACGAGGAACAGTTCGGCCCGATCCTCCCCGTGATCCCCTTCGACGATGTCGAGGACGTCATCGCGCGCGCCAATCGCAGCGACTATGGCCTCGGCGGATCGGTGTGGTCGAAGGACGTCGCGCGCGCCGCGCAGATTGCCGGGCGGATCGAGAGCGGGCAGGTGTGGGTCAACCAGCACGTCGCCATCGGGCCGCATATTCCGATGGCCGGTTTCAAGAATTCCGGCCTCGGGGTTGAGCAATCGGTCGAAGGGCTGGCAGAATACGCCCAGCTTCAGGTCATCAACGTGGCGCGGTGA
- a CDS encoding TonB-dependent receptor — MRKPVLTAFSVPSLALVACLAATPAAAQDSEAEAEAEQSGEIIVTANKRSENLQDVPISVSAVGGDALEKGRTTQIDELVTKVPNLQLTSTVGENTPIFALRGVSLNDFSLNQSGPVATYYDEVYKGNFALLGIALFDLERVEVLRGPQGTLYGKNTTGGAVNLISRAPKLGETEGYLNLGYGNYNRIDVNGAINTPLGENAALRVAGTFARADGWFKNVLPGEPDLASVSEYGLRAALYFEPSETVDITLRGSTSYQNPRNYGIFAQPEAVNRAGLSEREIAANETSRRRARTYSLALTANIDLSDTLALTSITSWDKGSLNFIEDTDGQGIALLEIPYSARANQIAQDLRLTSDFDGPFNFILGAYYNREKVFNASTFKIAQDVASGGDVDGNGVVNDADCAATTAGEACQFGNSFDQIKKSFAIYTDMSFELSEVVALKGGLRFTRDTGRQPNFIAQQIGPSGAVLGVTIPTPATPLSYGISNLSGKIGLDFQVTPDNLIYATYSRGFRAPSFNAQAFFDPSELNVAEAEEVDSFELGAKNQFADRAVTLNLAAFYYKYRNQQFINVDPATAAQTLLNIPRSRIWGGEAELTARPSDGVTLRGSIGVLDAQIERGTVSGANVAGNDLTNAPALTASAGIDATFYEGDAGTFSGTLDLAYTASQFFDVVNTPRLEQDGYALLSGFIRWESADGRFNASIWGKNLTNEFYFTSRVDLLAGFGFDYNHVAAPRTYGVTVGTTF, encoded by the coding sequence ATGCGTAAGCCAGTTTTGACGGCCTTTTCGGTTCCCAGCCTTGCCCTTGTGGCGTGCCTTGCGGCCACACCGGCGGCAGCGCAGGACTCCGAGGCAGAAGCCGAAGCCGAACAGTCGGGCGAGATCATCGTCACCGCCAACAAGCGTTCGGAAAACCTGCAGGATGTGCCGATCTCGGTCTCGGCCGTCGGCGGGGACGCGCTGGAGAAGGGGCGCACGACCCAGATTGACGAGCTGGTCACCAAGGTGCCCAACCTCCAACTGACCTCGACCGTGGGCGAGAACACGCCGATCTTTGCGCTGCGCGGGGTGTCGCTGAACGATTTCAGCCTCAACCAGTCGGGCCCGGTCGCGACCTATTATGACGAGGTCTACAAGGGCAATTTCGCGCTGCTGGGGATCGCGCTGTTCGATCTGGAGCGGGTCGAGGTGCTGCGCGGGCCGCAAGGCACGCTCTACGGCAAGAACACCACCGGGGGCGCGGTCAACCTCATCAGCCGCGCGCCCAAGCTGGGCGAGACCGAAGGCTATCTCAACCTCGGCTACGGCAATTACAACCGCATCGATGTGAACGGCGCGATCAACACCCCGCTGGGCGAGAATGCCGCGCTGCGCGTCGCGGGCACCTTCGCGCGGGCCGACGGGTGGTTCAAGAACGTGCTGCCGGGCGAGCCGGACCTTGCGAGCGTCAGCGAATATGGCCTGCGCGCCGCGCTCTATTTCGAGCCGTCCGAGACAGTCGACATCACCCTGCGCGGCTCGACCAGCTACCAGAACCCGCGCAACTACGGCATTTTCGCCCAGCCCGAGGCGGTCAATCGCGCCGGGCTTTCCGAACGCGAGATCGCCGCCAACGAAACCTCGCGCCGCCGCGCGCGCACCTACTCGCTGGCGCTGACGGCGAACATCGACCTCAGCGACACCCTCGCCCTCACCAGCATCACATCGTGGGACAAGGGCAGTCTCAACTTCATCGAGGACACGGATGGTCAGGGCATCGCCCTGCTCGAAATCCCCTATTCCGCCCGCGCCAACCAGATCGCGCAGGACCTGCGCCTCACCAGCGATTTCGACGGGCCGTTCAACTTCATCCTCGGCGCCTATTACAACCGCGAGAAGGTGTTCAACGCCTCGACCTTCAAGATCGCGCAGGATGTCGCCTCGGGCGGGGATGTCGACGGCAACGGGGTAGTCAACGACGCCGACTGCGCCGCGACGACGGCTGGCGAGGCCTGCCAGTTCGGCAACAGTTTCGACCAGATCAAGAAGAGCTTCGCGATCTATACCGACATGAGTTTCGAGCTGAGTGAGGTGGTTGCCCTCAAAGGCGGCCTGCGCTTCACCCGCGACACCGGGCGCCAGCCGAACTTCATCGCGCAGCAGATCGGGCCGTCGGGCGCGGTGCTGGGCGTGACCATCCCGACCCCGGCGACCCCGCTCAGCTACGGGATCAGCAATTTGTCGGGCAAGATCGGGCTCGATTTCCAGGTGACGCCCGACAACCTCATCTACGCCACCTACAGCCGCGGCTTCCGCGCGCCGAGCTTCAATGCGCAGGCCTTCTTCGACCCATCCGAGCTGAACGTGGCCGAAGCGGAAGAAGTCGATTCCTTCGAACTGGGCGCGAAGAACCAGTTCGCCGACCGCGCGGTGACGCTCAATCTGGCGGCGTTCTACTACAAGTACCGCAACCAGCAGTTCATCAACGTCGATCCGGCCACGGCGGCGCAGACCCTGCTCAACATCCCGCGCTCGCGCATCTGGGGCGGCGAGGCGGAGCTGACCGCGCGGCCTTCGGACGGAGTGACGCTGAGGGGGAGCATCGGCGTGCTCGACGCGCAGATCGAGCGCGGCACGGTCAGCGGCGCGAATGTGGCGGGCAACGACCTCACCAACGCCCCTGCCCTGACCGCCTCGGCGGGGATCGATGCGACCTTCTACGAAGGCGATGCAGGCACCTTCAGCGGCACGCTCGACCTCGCCTACACCGCCAGCCAGTTCTTCGACGTGGTCAACACCCCGCGGCTCGAACAGGACGGCTATGCGCTGCTGTCGGGCTTCATCCGCTGGGAGAGCGCCGATGGGCGGTTCAACGCTTCGATCTGGGGGAAGAACCTCACCAACGAGTTCTACTTCACCTCGCGGGTCGACCTGCTGGCCGGGTTCGGGTTCGATTACAACCACGTGGCCGCGCCGCGCACCTATGGGGTGACGGTGGGCACGACGTTCTGA
- a CDS encoding c-type cytochrome: MTKTLFLLAAAAPLAALATLSSAPVTAAAAAPPPAPPAAFGVCAACHTVKQGERSGFGPNLYGVAGTKAGAVAGYGFSPAMKKSGVVWNRDTLDRFIAAPQSVVPGTKMAFPGVKDAAKRKAIVDYLMALK; this comes from the coding sequence ATGACCAAGACCCTCTTCCTGCTGGCCGCTGCCGCCCCGCTCGCCGCGCTGGCCACGCTATCATCGGCGCCCGTCACCGCCGCAGCCGCCGCGCCGCCACCCGCACCACCTGCCGCCTTCGGGGTCTGCGCCGCGTGCCACACGGTCAAGCAGGGCGAACGATCAGGCTTCGGCCCCAACCTCTATGGTGTCGCGGGCACCAAGGCCGGAGCCGTCGCGGGGTATGGTTTCTCGCCAGCGATGAAGAAGTCGGGCGTGGTCTGGAACCGCGACACCCTCGACCGCTTCATCGCCGCGCCGCAATCGGTGGTTCCCGGCACCAAGATGGCCTTCCCCGGGGTCAAGGACGCTGCCAAGCGCAAGGCTATCGTCGATTATCTGATGGCGCTGAAATGA
- a CDS encoding methylamine dehydrogenase light chain has protein sequence MAGFDKFAENLSRRLARGTSRRSSLAWLGMLATGAAAIPALPVARAATPQHGGGASGRQPVTSGSAQDPGDRTSCDYWRYCAIDGFLCSCCGGTVNTCPPGTEVSPITWIGTCTNPADGRAYVISYNDCCGASSCGQCLCNRNEGDRPQVRPQANNDYNWCLGTESSIYNCSLAVIVGVATEDAG, from the coding sequence ATGGCCGGGTTCGACAAGTTTGCCGAAAATCTCTCGCGCCGCCTCGCGCGCGGCACCTCGCGGCGCTCTTCGCTGGCGTGGCTGGGGATGCTGGCTACGGGTGCTGCGGCGATCCCCGCGTTGCCGGTCGCGCGTGCGGCGACACCGCAACATGGCGGCGGCGCGAGCGGGCGCCAGCCGGTGACCTCGGGCTCGGCGCAGGACCCGGGCGATCGCACCTCCTGCGATTACTGGCGCTACTGCGCGATCGACGGTTTCCTGTGCTCGTGCTGCGGGGGCACGGTGAACACCTGCCCGCCCGGCACCGAGGTCAGCCCGATCACCTGGATCGGCACCTGCACCAACCCGGCCGACGGGCGCGCCTATGTCATCAGCTACAATGACTGCTGCGGCGCGTCTTCCTGCGGCCAATGCCTGTGCAACCGCAACGAGGGCGACCGCCCGCAGGTCAGGCCGCAAGCGAACAACGACTACAACTGGTGCCTCGGGACCGAGAGCAGCATCTACAATTGCTCGCTCGCCGTGATCGTCGGCGTGGCGACCGAGGATGCCGGGTGA
- a CDS encoding enoyl-CoA hydratase-related protein, with product MSDAAPPVLLAVDGAVASLVLNRPRQGNSLSAGLVAALCAALEALASREDVKVIVISGAGGRIFSAGHDLTEFTGNPGEDALREDFAGLVGLMQQIMAQPQIVIAKVEGVATAAGCELVAACDLALASDAARFAAPGVNIGFWCHTPQVLLERGVGRKHAMMMLATGSLFPAEHALRIGLVNAVHPVCELDAAVDALASTIASKPASVLRAGKRSFHHQSRMPVREAYAFVQGEALRNIVHPDAIEGITAFLEKRSPEW from the coding sequence ATGAGCGACGCTGCGCCGCCGGTGCTGCTGGCGGTAGATGGCGCGGTGGCGTCGCTGGTGCTCAACCGCCCGCGGCAGGGCAACAGTCTCTCAGCCGGGTTGGTGGCGGCGCTGTGCGCGGCGCTCGAAGCCCTCGCCTCGCGCGAGGATGTGAAGGTGATTGTCATCTCCGGCGCAGGCGGTCGGATTTTCAGCGCCGGTCACGATCTCACCGAATTCACCGGCAACCCCGGCGAAGATGCCTTGCGTGAGGATTTTGCCGGGCTGGTCGGCTTGATGCAGCAGATCATGGCCCAGCCGCAGATCGTGATCGCCAAGGTCGAAGGCGTCGCCACCGCGGCCGGATGCGAGCTGGTCGCGGCCTGCGATCTGGCGCTCGCGTCCGACGCGGCGCGTTTTGCCGCGCCGGGGGTCAATATCGGCTTCTGGTGCCACACGCCGCAGGTGCTGCTGGAGCGCGGCGTCGGCCGCAAGCACGCGATGATGATGCTGGCGACCGGCAGCCTGTTCCCGGCCGAGCACGCCTTGCGGATCGGCCTTGTCAACGCGGTGCATCCGGTCTGCGAGCTCGACGCTGCCGTCGACGCGCTGGCCAGCACCATCGCGAGCAAACCTGCCTCGGTGCTGCGCGCAGGCAAGCGCTCGTTCCACCATCAGAGCCGGATGCCGGTGCGCGAGGCCTATGCCTTCGTGCAAGGCGAGGCGCTGCGCAACATCGTCCATCCCGACGCGATCGAGGGCATCACGGCCTTTCTGGAGAAACGCTCACCCGAGTGGTGA
- a CDS encoding thioredoxin-like domain-containing protein — MILTSQILLWVAVIVLAVLVAALARQVGILHERIAPAGALTLHQSVNVGDAPTPVELRTAQGGSITIGGTRAARSQLVFFAAPDCPMCKSLLPVLRASARAEGDWLDVVIAGDGEEASYRRMLAQHDIAHLPLVLSEALGRSFGVAKLPYAVLLDESGRVASLGLVNSREHLESLFEAKERGVASLQDFLARREGSTR; from the coding sequence ATGATCCTCACATCGCAAATCCTGCTCTGGGTGGCGGTCATCGTGCTCGCGGTGCTGGTCGCGGCGCTGGCGCGGCAAGTCGGCATCCTGCACGAGCGGATCGCGCCCGCGGGCGCCCTGACCCTGCACCAGAGCGTGAATGTCGGCGACGCGCCCACGCCGGTCGAACTGAGGACGGCGCAAGGCGGCAGCATCACCATCGGCGGCACACGCGCCGCGCGCAGCCAGCTCGTCTTCTTCGCCGCGCCCGATTGCCCGATGTGCAAGTCGCTCCTGCCGGTGCTGCGCGCTTCGGCGCGGGCCGAGGGCGACTGGCTCGATGTCGTCATCGCGGGCGACGGCGAGGAGGCATCCTACCGCCGGATGCTGGCGCAACACGACATCGCCCACCTGCCGCTGGTGCTGTCCGAGGCCTTGGGGCGCAGTTTCGGCGTCGCCAAGCTGCCCTATGCGGTGCTGCTCGACGAGAGCGGCCGGGTCGCCTCGCTCGGCCTCGTCAACAGCCGCGAGCATCTGGAAAGCCTGTTCGAAGCCAAGGAGCGCGGGGTTGCCTCGTTGCAGGATTTCCTCGCCCGCCGTGAAGGGAGCACACGCTGA
- a CDS encoding c-type cytochrome, which yields MMALAASAAAQGSPSAMTGVANPEQAHIDYILKCQGCHQPEGGGDIAHTPPLQGEVARFLHVPGGREFLARVPGVASVDLSDARLAQLLNWTLQRFDRSNMPADFEPYSAAEISQLRRQPLRLEREATRASLLAAMGERTRDH from the coding sequence ATGATGGCGCTCGCCGCCAGCGCCGCTGCGCAAGGGTCGCCTTCCGCCATGACGGGCGTTGCCAACCCCGAACAGGCGCACATCGACTACATCCTCAAGTGTCAGGGCTGCCACCAGCCCGAGGGCGGCGGCGACATCGCCCACACTCCGCCATTGCAGGGCGAGGTCGCGCGGTTCCTGCACGTGCCCGGCGGGCGCGAATTCCTGGCGCGGGTGCCTGGCGTTGCCTCGGTCGATCTCAGCGACGCGCGCCTTGCGCAACTGCTCAACTGGACGCTCCAGCGCTTCGACCGGAGCAATATGCCCGCCGACTTCGAGCCCTATTCGGCGGCCGAAATTTCACAGCTTCGTCGCCAACCGCTCCGGCTCGAGCGTGAAGCGACCAGGGCCAGTCTTCTCGCAGCGATGGGGGAACGCACGCGGGATCATTGA